A genomic region of Arachis stenosperma cultivar V10309 chromosome 9, arast.V10309.gnm1.PFL2, whole genome shotgun sequence contains the following coding sequences:
- the LOC130947957 gene encoding long chain acyl-CoA synthetase 1-like produces the protein MLKNFAIKVEEGKEGENGKPCVGPVYRNLLAKNGFPPMDPDFSTTWDIFSVSVKKHPKNRMLGWRKAIDEKFGPYVWKTYKEVYDEVLHIGSALRASGAEPGSRIGIYGSNCPQWIVAMEACSANSFICVPLYDTLGAGAVNFIIDHAEVDIVFVQDKKVKELLKPDCISAKRLKAMVCFTSLTEEQKDKAAAIGIKPYSWEEFFHMGKEKPCEIYPPRAQDICTIMYTSGTSGDPKGVVLSHENIVALVRGMDLFMEQFEDKMTVEDVYLSFLPLAHILDRTIEEYFFRNGASVGYYHGDLNALRDDLMELKPTLFAGVPRVFEKVYEGIKKAVDELNPFRRAVFGMLYNYKLGWMNKGYKQREASRLADLLAFRKVKARLGGRIRLIISGGAALSPEIEEFLRVTCCAFVCQGYGLTETCGPTTLGFPDEMCMLGTVGAVSIFNELRLEEVPEMGYNPLATPPCGEICIRGKTVFTGYHKSPQLTTEAIRDGWFHTGDIGEMLPNGVVKIIDRKKNLIKLSQGEYIALEHLENVYGVTPIVEDIWVYGNSFKSMLIAVVVPNEEITNKWAHSNGHTASFPKLCSLDPLKKHVLSELKSTADRNKLRGFEHIKGVILDPLPFDMERDLVTATLKKRRNNMLKYYQEQIDELYQNLAGDKKKL, from the exons atgctgAAGAACTTTGCTATTAAGGTTGAAGAAGGAAAGGAGGGTGAAAATGGAAAACCATGTGTCGGTCCAGTTTACAGAAACCTGCTGGCGAAGAATGGATTTCCTCCCATGGATCCTGATTTCAGTACTACTTGGGATATTTTCAG TGTCTCTGTcaaaaaacatccaaaaaatcGGATGCTGGGATGGCGTAAAGCTATCGATGAAAag TTTGGACCATATGTTTGGAAAACGTATAAGGAAGTTTACGATGAAGTTCTGCATATTGGTTCTGCTTTAAGAGCTTCCGGTGCTGAACCT GGTTCTCGAATTGGAATTTATGGCTCTAACTGTCCTCAATGGATAGTGGCAATGGAG GCTTGTTCTGCCAACAGCTTTATTTGTGTGCCTCTCTATGATACACTTG GCGCCGGTGCtgttaattttattatagaTCATGCAGAAGTTGATATTGTTTTCGTCCAAGATAAGAAGGTGAAAGAG CTTTTGAAACCTGATTGTATATCTGCTAAGCGACTGAAAG CAATGGTGTGCTTCACTTCATTAACAGAGGAACAAAAAGATAAGGCAGCCGCAATCGGAATTAAGCCATATTCTTGGGAAGAGTTTTTCCATATG GGAAAAGAAAAGCCATGTGAGATTTATCCACCTCGTGCtcaagacatatgcactataaTGTATACAAGTGGGACAAGTGGAGACCCCAAAGGAGTTGTTTTATCGCATGAAAATATTGTTGCTTTAGTACGAGGCATGGATCTTTTCATGGAACAGTTTGAAGACAAG aTGACAGTTGAAGATGTGTATTTATCGTTTCTTCCGTTGGCTCATATTCTTGATCGCACAATTGAAGAGTACTTCTTCCGCAATGGTGCATCTGTTGGCTACTATCATGGG GATCTAAACGCTTTGAGGGATGATTTAATGGAGTTAAAGCCAACACTATTTGCCGGTGTGCCACGTGTCTTCGAAAAAGTATATGAAG GTATCAAGAAAGCAGTGGATGAACTCAATCCATTCAGGAGAGCAGTATTTGGCATGCTCTACAACTA CAAACTTGGCTGGATGAATAAAGGATATAAGCAGAGAGAAGCATCACGTTTAGCGGATCTATTAGCCTTTAGAAAG GTGAAAGCGAGGCTTGGTGGGCGAATTCGACTAATCATTTCTGGGGGAGCAGCTTTGAGCCCCGAAATAGAAGAGTTCTTgcgtgttacttgttgtgcctTTGTATGTCAAGGCTATG GTTTGACTGAAACGTGTGGACCAACAACACTTGGATTTCCTGATGAAATGTGCATGTTGGGTACAGTTGGTGCCGTTTCTATATTCAACGAGCTGCGCTTAGAGGAGGTTCCCGAAATGGGATACAATCCTCTTGCAACTCCTCCATGCGGCGAGATTTGCATCAGGGGCAAAACTGTCTTTACTGGATATCACAAAAGTCCTCAGCTCACCACCGAAGCCATTAGAGATGGATGGTTTCACacag GTGACATAGGAGAAATGCTTCCCAATGGTGTTGTGAAGATCATTGACAGGAAGAAGAATCTTATCAAGCTTTCTCAAGGAGAGTACATAGCACTTGAGCATCTCGAGAATGTTTATGGAGTTACTCCAATAGTTGAAGAT ATCTGGGTTTATGGGAATAGCTTCAAGTCAATGTTGATTGCAGTAGTAGTGCCAAACGAAGAAATTACAAATAAGTGGGCACATTCAAACGGTCACACAGCATCTTTCCCCAAACTCTGTTCTCTTGATCCATTGAAGAAACATGTGCTATCGGAGCTCAAATCAACTGCTGACAGAAACAAG TTGAGGGGATTTGAACATATCAAGGGAGTGATATTGGACCCACTTCCATTTGACATGGAAAGAGATTTGGTGACTGCAACACTcaagaaaagaagaaacaacATGCTCAAGTATTATCAG GAGCAAATAGATGAACTATACCAGAATTTGGCGGGCGACAAGAAAAAACTATGA